A genomic window from Bacteroidota bacterium includes:
- a CDS encoding DUF4286 family protein, which yields MIVYSVTVMVEAGLADEWMQWMRDVHIPDVLATGYFTGHRLQRLVFPEPDEGQQTFNIQYFCESYEAYNCYQKEQAPRLQAEHNARYKDRFVAFRTLLEDLSVEAPH from the coding sequence ATGATCGTGTACAGTGTAACGGTGATGGTGGAAGCGGGCCTGGCAGACGAGTGGATGCAGTGGATGCGAGACGTCCACATCCCCGATGTGCTGGCTACTGGCTACTTCACGGGCCACCGGCTACAGCGGCTGGTGTTTCCGGAGCCGGATGAGGGACAGCAGACCTTTAACATTCAGTACTTCTGCGAAAGCTATGAGGCCTACAACTGCTACCAGAAAGAGCAGGCCCCGCGCCTGCAGGCCGAGCACAATGCCCGCTACAAAGACCGCTTCGTCGCCTTCCGCACCCTGCTGGAAGATCTGTCGGTAGAGGCACCCCACTAG
- a CDS encoding FAD-binding oxidoreductase: MLSYWEKTSLTRYDYILVGGGLVGLSTALELRKEKPDARILVLDRGLFPTGASTKNAGFACFGSLTEMLDDLTRLSEAELLQLVALRWQGLARLRQRLGDARIGLMPTGGYELLQPEWAHAVGELDRLNALLRPLFPEPVFRLANDQSARFGFARDQYTHLIHNPYEASIDTGLMMHHLMQLAAVQGIRMLSGVDVTGVYEDGWVETKQGVALEAEQVCVTNNAFARELLPELEVVPGRGIVLITKPIEDLPFEGIFHMDAGYFYFRNVGKRVLLGGGRNLDPDTEATTSFTLNPRIQAALRDRLDRVILPGSPYEIEMEWAGIMAFGSVKKPIVRRIGPRLSCAVRCGGMGVAIGSMVGTLAAQQMLSPDPVPQPSLLP, from the coding sequence ATGCTAAGCTACTGGGAGAAAACGAGCCTGACCCGCTATGACTACATACTGGTGGGCGGCGGGCTGGTGGGGCTGAGTACGGCCCTGGAGCTGCGCAAGGAGAAACCAGATGCCCGCATCCTGGTGCTAGATCGAGGCCTCTTTCCTACCGGAGCGAGCACGAAGAACGCGGGCTTTGCCTGCTTTGGCAGCCTGACCGAGATGCTGGACGACCTGACCCGGCTAAGCGAGGCCGAACTGCTACAGCTGGTAGCCCTGCGGTGGCAGGGGCTGGCCAGGCTGCGCCAGCGGCTGGGCGATGCGCGTATAGGCCTGATGCCAACCGGTGGGTACGAGCTGCTGCAGCCAGAATGGGCCCATGCCGTGGGGGAGCTGGATCGACTAAACGCGTTGCTCCGGCCCCTGTTTCCCGAGCCAGTATTTCGACTTGCAAACGATCAGTCTGCCCGATTTGGCTTCGCACGAGATCAATACACACACCTGATCCACAACCCCTATGAGGCCAGTATAGATACGGGCCTGATGATGCATCACCTGATGCAGCTGGCGGCCGTACAGGGCATACGGATGCTCAGCGGTGTAGACGTTACCGGCGTGTATGAGGATGGGTGGGTGGAAACCAAACAGGGTGTAGCCCTGGAGGCCGAACAGGTGTGTGTAACCAATAACGCCTTTGCCCGCGAGCTACTGCCCGAGCTGGAGGTAGTACCTGGCCGCGGTATCGTACTGATCACAAAGCCGATCGAGGACCTGCCTTTCGAGGGCATATTCCACATGGATGCAGGCTACTTCTACTTCCGCAACGTAGGCAAGCGCGTGCTGCTGGGCGGAGGCCGAAACCTGGACCCCGATACAGAGGCTACTACGTCCTTTACGCTCAACCCCCGGATACAGGCTGCATTGCGCGATCGGCTGGACCGCGTCATCCTCCCCGGCAGCCCCTATGAGATAGAGATGGAGTGGGCTGGCATCATGGCTTTTGGCTCGGTAAAGAAGCCCATTGTTAGGCGCATAGGCCCCCGGCTCTCCTGCGCCGTGCGCTGTGGCGGCATGGGCGTGGCCATCGGCAGCATGGTGGGCACCCTGGCCGCCCAGCAGATGCTAAGCCCAGACCCTGTACCCCAGCCCTCGCTGCTGCCCTAG
- a CDS encoding phosphoribosylaminoimidazolesuccinocarboxamide synthase translates to MQVLASTDFEFQGYKTRKYSGKVRDVYTIDEQVLVFVATDRISAFDVILPQAIPYKGQVLNQLAAYFLEATRDICRNHLLATPDPNVTIGLKTEAYPIEMVVRGYLCGHAWRVYRDGGRSLCGVSLPDGLQENDPLPQPIITPSTKSSIGHDEDISRDEIVRSGLVPAMEYAQLEHYALQLFQRGTEMAAERGLILADTKYEFGYRNMDIYLIDEIHTPDSSRYFVRQGYTQARAAGRRPEQMSKEFVREWLMAQGFRGQEGTQPPTMPADFVQQVSEKYIAVYEQVTGQAFRRRPETPSLATDVQAATQQALAQILREA, encoded by the coding sequence ATGCAAGTATTAGCCAGCACCGATTTTGAGTTTCAGGGCTACAAAACCCGCAAGTACAGCGGCAAGGTGCGCGATGTATATACCATAGACGAGCAGGTGCTGGTCTTTGTAGCTACTGATCGTATCTCGGCCTTCGATGTCATTCTGCCCCAAGCCATCCCCTATAAGGGCCAGGTGCTCAATCAGCTGGCCGCCTATTTTCTGGAGGCTACGCGAGACATCTGCCGAAACCACCTGCTGGCTACGCCAGACCCCAATGTAACCATTGGCCTGAAAACCGAAGCCTACCCCATAGAAATGGTGGTGCGTGGCTACCTGTGTGGCCATGCCTGGCGGGTGTATCGGGATGGTGGGCGCAGCCTGTGCGGGGTGAGCCTGCCCGACGGACTGCAGGAAAACGACCCCCTGCCCCAGCCAATCATTACCCCCAGCACGAAGAGTAGCATTGGCCACGACGAAGACATCAGCCGCGACGAGATTGTACGCTCGGGCCTGGTGCCGGCTATGGAGTATGCCCAGCTGGAGCACTATGCCCTGCAGCTATTCCAGCGCGGCACCGAGATGGCCGCCGAGCGCGGCCTGATCCTGGCCGACACCAAATATGAGTTTGGCTATCGTAATATGGACATCTATCTCATCGACGAGATCCACACCCCCGATAGCAGCCGCTACTTTGTGCGCCAGGGCTATACGCAGGCACGCGCAGCGGGCCGCCGCCCGGAGCAGATGAGCAAGGAGTTTGTGCGCGAGTGGCTGATGGCCCAGGGTTTCCGGGGCCAGGAAGGCACCCAACCCCCCACCATGCCTGCCGATTTTGTACAGCAGGTGAGCGAAAAGTACATAGCCGTGTACGAGCAGGTAACCGGCCAAGCCTTTCGCCGCCGGCCCGAAACACCCAGCCTGGCTACAGACGTGCAAGCCGCCACACAGCAGGCCCTGGCACAGATCCTCAGAGAGGCATAG